The window AACAAAGCGCGTGATACGGTCGTTCACCACAGCCATAGAGAATAGCGCCGCGGCACCTTCTTTAGTCTGCATACCGCCAGAACTGATAAAGCACACGACAGGTAATTTACGCTTAGCACACTCGATCAACAGCGCTGAGAATTTCTCGGCACTGGCCATATCGAATGCACCGGCTTGGAATGCCGTGTTAGACACAGCCACACCCACACGCACTTTTTGACCTTTCTCTTTGAAGTCAGCAATACCTGTGATCAAACCACATGGGCGAATGCCTTTATCTAACGCGTCTTCAATCGATAAACGGAAGCCAGGGAAGTTGAGCAAGTTAGCCGACATTTTGTCGCCATTGATCTCTTCGAAATGGGTAAAGAACTGCTTAACCACATTTTCCCAAGTCATGTTGCCTTTACGTTTTTCGTCACGCAGCACTTTTTGGATCAATAGATCCTGATAACCCATGGTCAAGCGGTTCCAGAAGTCCTTACGACGACCGATACGCACAGGGTTGATCGCGCCAGTGTACTTACTGGTATCGCTTTCGCTATCGAAATACTCAGGCAGTAAACGTTCGAAGAAGTAAGTCAGTACCACGAATAGACTGTCGTTAAGCTGCGGGAAACCCACACTCTTCCACTGTTCTACGCGGACTAATAAATCTGCACGGTTCGATTGACCCATGAAGTATTTAAGCCACTTGTAGAACTTAGCTTTGTCGTTCGAGGTATCTTGTGTCGACATTGCATGGTCAATTGACTTGTGCAGCAGGTTGTTCACTGAATTACGTGACAAACTCTTCGACATCATGGCTTCTTTCGCGATTGACGCTAAGCTGCCGACAACGTTGTCGTACAAGGCATTGAAGATCAGAATGTTATGGCATTGCCAAATAAAGTCTTCACGCAGCTCTTCATTCACAACCACATCGAGTACGGTCAGCTGATTCAGCTCAGGCCATTTAGCTTGAGTCACAGACTTTGGCAAACTTTCTAAGTGCTGAATAAGCCCTTTAAAGTTGTTAGCCGCATTGCTCTTCCAGCGGTGATACAAAGACCAGCTGATGTTAAATAACAGCGCCTTACGTGCTTTCTTATAGTTCTCTTTTGGTTCACCCAAAATCAAACGTGTCAGCATGTTACGCTCGGTTGACACTTCATCACGCTTAGCGACAAAGGTGGTCCACAATTTGTTCAATTCTTCGTCATAAACCAGTTTATCTGGGTTAGATAACCAAGCTTGGAACACACGGTCTTGTTCTTGTTGGATACGCGCCAACAGATCACCTTCTGGCACGCTAGCACGTGACAGACGACCATATTGTTCTTGAGAAATCGAATGGATACGGCTACGCAGCGTTAAATAACGCAGATAACGATAGGCGCTACCGAACAGGTTGTGGTGACTGGTCGGGCTCGTTGCCACAGCCAATTCTGCGTTCAGTTCCAAAGCCATCAAGTTTTTAGATGGATTAAGGAAACGGGTTAAGCTGCGATCATAATGTTCACGTAAATCTTTAGATTCACGCACAAAATTCATCGCTGCACGCTCAACCGCTTCTACGCTGCTAATAATAGCGCGGCGCAGATTATGCTGACGCTCATCACGGTCGCCCGGTGAAAAGTCGATAATACCGTCGATACAACCTGAGGTATAAAGCTCTTCTGGTGATACCCCCACAGATTTCGCACATTCTTGCCAAGATAAGTTGTACTTACGGGCAATACTTTGCAGACCTTGTGGCTGGATCGTGTTGAAAATACCGTCACGCAACGACAACAGAATGTTCGCCGCCGCTAATGGAATCGCACCGCCAGAATAACCGGCACCGATCACAATACCGACTGTCGGTACGTCAACGTTGGCGCTTTCTGCGATAGCTTTAGAAATTGAATGCGCTTGGTTTTGGCTGTTAGCGATTTCGCCAGCATCCGCCCCAGGAGTATCAATTAAATAGATAATTGGCATAGACAATTCGGCAAAGTGACGAATTGCTTTACAGGCGGCGTAATGATGCTCAGGCATCCAAGCACCGTTTGCGGTAGTGCGTTCTTGGGCGATAAAGCCAATACGACGAGTGCGTGAACCGAAGTTCAGCTCGACCTCAGCACTGTAAAAAGAGCCCAAGTGAGTTTCAGTAATCAAGCGACCTTTAAGATCGGCAATGATACGTTTTGCACCAGGACGACCTTTATCTTGGGTCGGCTGGATCACTTTAGTAACGTAACCGTCGACATCTAACGATGCCAAGTCTTTCAAGTTTGCCTGAATGGCATCCTCATTTAAAAGACCTTTAATTTCTTCCGATAAACTCTGTTTGCTGTGCTTAGGAAACAGAGAAAAATCCTTTGCCAAATGCTCGGCTTGTAAAAAAAGCGGATCGGGCGTTTGGGCTTGAGTCATGTGTGTGGGCTGATTATTGCTGGTCATCAAAAGATCCTCTGCTTAGCCTCTGAAAATTTTTAGCCAATAAATATAACTTTGTTATCCCGTCAAATGCCATTAAACTGCATAAGACGCTATGTTCCAAATATGAGACAGTGGGAAAAACATGCCAGATTTAAACGGTATGATGCTATTTGCAGCCGTAGTTAGAGCTAAGGGATTCTCCCAAGCTGCACGTGAAACCGGCCACCCAAAATCCACCATAAGTCGCAAAATCGCGCAGCTTGAAGAACAACTTGGCGTGCGATTATTACAGCGCGACACCCGTAACTTGAGTCTGACCCAAGTCGGGGCACTCTTTTACCAACACTGTGATTCCATTCGCAATGAGGTGGAAGCGGCCAAGGCTGTTATCGAGAATACTCACGATGATGTGTCAGGATCATTACGGATTGCGATCCCGGTGTCATTTAGCCAAGAACTAATCGCTAACCTCTGTAGCGGATTTATGCGTTTATATCCCAATGTTGAATTGGATGTCCAGTTTACCGACAACGATATTGGTTTGGTCGGCGAAGGATATGATATAGCCATCAAATATGGCCCACTTCAATCATCGGACTTAGTCGCACGATTACTGTTTGAACGCCAACCGATTTTAGTCGCGAGCCCAGGTTACTTAAAACTCAAAGGCACGCCCGCAACGCCAAAAGAACTCAGCCTGCACAGTGGCATTTTATTGGGGACTTCCCGCTCGGCGCCGATTTGGCCACTGGGTAAAGGTTCGCGTAAAACCATGGCAAACTTCCAGCGTAAAGTGCGGGTCAACAGCCCTATCATGGTAAAACAGTTAGCCATGGATGATTTTGGCATCGCCATGTTATCCAATTCGGCCTGTAAGACCGAACTCGCCAATGGACAGCTAGTACCGATTTTACAGGAATGGCCGATTGAACCCTTTAAGGTTTACGGGGTTTATTCGAGTCGACGTCAACTGGCCACCAACATCAGCGTCTTCTTAGACTTCTTCGTAAAGCGCTTCAGCAGCCAAGAAAGCCTGCAATCCCTCATGGGTTAGAGTTTCCCGTCGCATCAAGGAAACCTGTTTCAAAAAAAACTAATAAAAAAGCCTAGATCTGAGTCTAGGCTTTTAGTATCACGATTCATGTCAGCCAAGTAGGCAGCTTCATACGCAATTCTCGCAAGGTTTAGATACGCGATGCTTACGCAACCTAGCATGACCTAAGGAATAACGTGTTCCAGTTTTAAGACTTCCTTCGTGATAGCTTGGCGCAATGGCAAACCTGCGGCGTCGGGAATATCCATGTTCATTGCAAAAAACCACGCATTATCATCGAGTTCAACCCAACCCACCCACCAGCCAATACTTGGCTCAGCTCTGACCGCATAGCCGGTTTTTGCGCGGATAATATAGTCAGAATTCGCCTCGGTGAGCATGGCCAGCTTAACGATTCGTTGACTGCGCTCTGAAGCGTGTATTTTGTTGTGATAAAGTCGGCGCAGGAAATCGATTTGCTCAGTGGCAGAAATCCGAATACCGCCATCGAGCCAAAAGCTATCTAAGTTACCCGAGATATCCTCATTGCCATAATCGAAGGAGGCGATCATCTTCGACATTCGCGCCTCACCAATTTGGCGGGCAAACTCTTGATAGACTGGCACCACCGAATACTTCATCCCGGTAATCAAGTTGTGGTCACGATTCCAAGTGGCAATATCACGGCTTTTACCATCCCACTTAAACACTTGATGTTCATCCTTCACCACACCGAGATCTAGCGCAATCAAACTGTTAGGGATTTTAAAGGTCGATGCAGGTAAAAAACCTTGATTGGCACGTTTAAGATTGTTGGTATATCCCTGTTGCTTGTTTTCGTTCCATAGTGCTACCACGCCCGAGGCTTGTTGGGACTTAGTTTTTTGCAGTTTAGCTTGTTGCGGTTCAGCTTGATGCTGAGTAAAAATGGCATCCCAACTGCGGGTTTCTTGCCACTCCTTCTTCACCGCTGTTGAGGCAAAAGTCGGG of the Shewanella baltica genome contains:
- a CDS encoding ATP-binding protein, which gives rise to MTSNNQPTHMTQAQTPDPLFLQAEHLAKDFSLFPKHSKQSLSEEIKGLLNEDAIQANLKDLASLDVDGYVTKVIQPTQDKGRPGAKRIIADLKGRLITETHLGSFYSAEVELNFGSRTRRIGFIAQERTTANGAWMPEHHYAACKAIRHFAELSMPIIYLIDTPGADAGEIANSQNQAHSISKAIAESANVDVPTVGIVIGAGYSGGAIPLAAANILLSLRDGIFNTIQPQGLQSIARKYNLSWQECAKSVGVSPEELYTSGCIDGIIDFSPGDRDERQHNLRRAIISSVEAVERAAMNFVRESKDLREHYDRSLTRFLNPSKNLMALELNAELAVATSPTSHHNLFGSAYRYLRYLTLRSRIHSISQEQYGRLSRASVPEGDLLARIQQEQDRVFQAWLSNPDKLVYDEELNKLWTTFVAKRDEVSTERNMLTRLILGEPKENYKKARKALLFNISWSLYHRWKSNAANNFKGLIQHLESLPKSVTQAKWPELNQLTVLDVVVNEELREDFIWQCHNILIFNALYDNVVGSLASIAKEAMMSKSLSRNSVNNLLHKSIDHAMSTQDTSNDKAKFYKWLKYFMGQSNRADLLVRVEQWKSVGFPQLNDSLFVVLTYFFERLLPEYFDSESDTSKYTGAINPVRIGRRKDFWNRLTMGYQDLLIQKVLRDEKRKGNMTWENVVKQFFTHFEEINGDKMSANLLNFPGFRLSIEDALDKGIRPCGLITGIADFKEKGQKVRVGVAVSNTAFQAGAFDMASAEKFSALLIECAKRKLPVVCFISSGGMQTKEGAAALFSMAVVNDRITRFVRDNELPVLMFGFGDCTGGAQASFVTHPLVQTYYLSGTNMPFAGQMVVPAYLPSTATLSNYLSKVPGAMAGLVHNPFSDNLDTQLAGIDPLMPMPSAKINDVIINALSTLVVEAAVEEDVIVQNDPRKLMKPINKVLVHARGCTAVKLIRKAHDNNINVVLVASDPDMTSVPADMLKDTDKLVCLGGNTSDESYLNAYSVLKVAEYEQVDALHPGIGFLSESPQFAALCVNNGVNFVGPSVHSMTTMGNKSNAIKTSQAQNVPVVPGSHGILTNAEQAINVASEIGYPVLLKAVQGGGGKGIQVVKRPEDMIGLFQKTATEAAAAFGNGDLYLEKYVTSLRHIEVQLLRDKFGNAKVLGLRDCSVQRNNQKVVEESGSTMLPDELKKQVLAYTRALGDATDYMGAGTVEFIYNLDANEVYFMEMNTRLQVEHPVTEATSGIDIVSAQFDIAAGRSIEALEPKEIGYAMEVRVTAEKAALDSHGILQLIPNPGKITECVFPEHPDVEIISIAAPGKEVSPYYDSLIAQIIMRGENREDVIAKLYEYLDSVVLKGIATNIPLLKLILKDGTFNEGVYDTNYLPRLMAELDIPALIAEMEAAAETVEVDTESLRVGESNELKVLAQGAGIFYTSSAPGEADFVKEGDIVTVDQTLALTEAMKMFSQVTLAGFNRQSAILYPEDKKYRIERILNSNGQQVSQGDLLFVVSPVEE
- the blaOXA gene encoding OXA-548 family class D beta-lactamase; protein product: MRSFAISTVLVMSSLLASSIIAAPTFASTAVKKEWQETRSWDAIFTQHQAEPQQAKLQKTKSQQASGVVALWNENKQQGYTNNLKRANQGFLPASTFKIPNSLIALDLGVVKDEHQVFKWDGKSRDIATWNRDHNLITGMKYSVVPVYQEFARQIGEARMSKMIASFDYGNEDISGNLDSFWLDGGIRISATEQIDFLRRLYHNKIHASERSQRIVKLAMLTEANSDYIIRAKTGYAVRAEPSIGWWVGWVELDDNAWFFAMNMDIPDAAGLPLRQAITKEVLKLEHVIP
- a CDS encoding LysR family transcriptional regulator, encoding MPDLNGMMLFAAVVRAKGFSQAARETGHPKSTISRKIAQLEEQLGVRLLQRDTRNLSLTQVGALFYQHCDSIRNEVEAAKAVIENTHDDVSGSLRIAIPVSFSQELIANLCSGFMRLYPNVELDVQFTDNDIGLVGEGYDIAIKYGPLQSSDLVARLLFERQPILVASPGYLKLKGTPATPKELSLHSGILLGTSRSAPIWPLGKGSRKTMANFQRKVRVNSPIMVKQLAMDDFGIAMLSNSACKTELANGQLVPILQEWPIEPFKVYGVYSSRRQLATNISVFLDFFVKRFSSQESLQSLMG